The following nucleotide sequence is from Flavobacterium sp. N1736.
CGTAACATTATAAGATGGGCATTTGATAAAGAAACAAATACTGGTGATGTAAAACGTTTTGAAATTGCTAATATTGGTCACGTAATTGCACAATATAAAAGCGAAAACAAATCAGGTTTAGTATCAGTTACTGTTGCAAGACCTTATGTTGAGCCAATCTTGAAAAACAAGAAAAAAGCCGAAATGCTTAAAGCTAAAATGACAGGTTCAAGTCTTGAGGCTATTGCTAAAAGTGCTGGCGTTGCAGTTCAACAAGCTACAGATGTAACTATGGATAACCCGGTTTTACCTGGTGGAGTTGGACAAGAGCCTAAAGTAGTTGGAAATGCATTTGCTTTAGCAGCAAATAAAGTTTCTGCTCCAATTGAAGGAAACACCGGAGTTTATGTTGTAAAAAACATTAGTACAGTAAAAGCTCCTGCAATTGCTAATCACGCAGAATATGTTGCAAAAATAAAATCTCAAAGCGCATCTGATGCAAACAGAATTTTACCTGCGTTGAAAAACAATGCTAAAATTGAAGATAACAGATTACAATTCAATTACTAATTTTTAGTAAAACAAAATACAAAACCCGAAACATTCATTTGAATGTTTCGGGTTTTTTTATGACTGTTGGTTTAAGTTTGAATGACGTAAATTTTCAATCAAAATTTAAAACCGGAATAAAGAATTATTCGTATATTATTTTGAACAAGAACTACTGCAAATTACTTTAATTAGGAATCGAAATTTTCTATTTTTCAATTCATTTAGACCAATTCAAAATAATTTCGTAATAAAAATCTTTCTATTTTTCCTTAATTATATAGGAATAATAGAAATATAATTTAAAAAATTTGTGATATTCAAATTATTACAGTTTATTTGTTGAGTTTTTTGAAAACAAATTTAATCAATATTATAAGAGAATGATGAGCGATAACTTTAATAATCAGGCATTTAATTTTTTTTATGTTTAAGTTTTTGTTTAGAAGAAAAGCTAAAGTATATTCTAAAATAGAAAATCATATTTTTGGAATAATTACTGAACTTTTAAAAGTAAGCAGCACCGATATCAACGTTGATGAATTGGGAGGCAAGTATTATTTAAGTAATGAGGAACAGCATTTCAAAGTTACTATATTAAGTAACGATTATGTTATCAGACTTACTAATACGAGAGATTCTGTTGCTGAGAAGTACGATAAGTTTTTTGTCGAAGATGTTTTGAAAGCTGTAAAAGAAGAAAAACATCGCAGGATGGAACTTGTCTATGATTCTATCACTAATAGTATAGAAAAAATGGCCGAGCGTTTGCACAATACCCTTATTGAATCAAACGAACAGGAAACGCAAAAAGTGCGCCGACTTGAAACCAATACCAGCAATAAACAGGCTAGGAATAAAAAAGCAAATTACTAAGTTGATTTTTTGCTGAACAGCATTATACTTATAAAATCATTTCATCATAAGTGAGAATTGTTTCATATCCTTTTGAAACAAAGTAATCTTTTGGATTTTCTTTAGAAATTACCATTACAAAATCGCCGCCCCAAGCACCAAGACTTTTTATTACGCCATTAAAATCACGAAAAGCAATTTCTTTAATCGTTCTTGTTTCAAGAATATTACTTAAATGAATTTCATGTTTTTCTACAGCTAATGCAAATTCTTTTACCGTTTTTGCATTTATGATAGCCTCAGTAAGTTTGTTGTTTTTAGCAATGTTTTCAGCTAAATGTTCATTTCGGTTATTATAATATGCATTGATCGCAGCTTTACTGCTTTGCTTTTTATTGAGATAAACGAAGTAAATGTTTTTTGTGAAATCAGGGTTAAATGCGACAGTTTTTACAACGTTATTTTCAATTTGATAAATTATTGGTGTATCATTTTGCGCGCAGGCAATATCATAACCGCTTCCGCCAAAACTGTTTTTAAGCAAAGTAAAAGCATTAATTTTAGTCCATTGAGCAATATTATTCAGGAGCGTTGATGAAGTTCCAAGTCCCCAATTTTTTGGAAACGTTAAATGCGTACTAATTTTATATCCTTCAGCATTAGTAATGAAATCAGGATTTAAAAGATAAGCTTCGTGCAATATATTGACTAAAGTTGTTTTTACAGTCTCCGTTTTTGAGTCGGCATTGTTAATGATTTCTGTAAACGAAATATTATCCTCAAACCAAATATGATTGTCAAAATCGAAACTTTTCCACTCAATTTGTTTATTTAAACCATTTTCAACTACTAAATCCTGACCAAATTTTGTTGGTAAAGCAAAAGCATCAGCGCCGTCTAGAACAAGATATTCTCCGGAAATTAAAAGTTTTCCGTTACTGTAAAAAGTTGTTTTCATTCTGTATTTTTTAGCCCCGATAGTCCCGAAGTTTCAGGAGAAATCCTTTTTTGTTCTTCTTTAAAACAAAAAAGATTGTAACGAATAGCGGGAATAGCTTCTAATTATTTTCTTAAATTCTCGATAAATTCAACCACAGCGCTATGCGAAACGGTATTTTTCTTGAAATGAGCTTTTATCAAATGACGTTCTTCTTCATTTGCTTCAAACTGATTGATAATATTGTTTAAGTGCATTTTCATATGTCCTTCCTGAATTCCGGTTGTGGTTAAAGAACGCAACGCGGCAAAATTTTGCGCCAAACCTGCTACGGCAACAATTTGCATTAATTCTTCTGCAGCTGGTTTTTCGAGCATTTCAAGACATAATTTTACTAATGGATGCAATGACGTTAATCCGCCAACAGTTCCTAAAGCAAGCGGAATTTCTAACCAAAAAGTAAATATTCCGTTTTCGATTTTAGCGTGTGATAAACTTGCATATTGACCATTGCGTGATGCATAAGCATGCACGCCGGCTTCGACAGCCCTAAAATCGTTTCCTGTTGCCAAAATTACGGCATCAACACCATTCATGATGCCTTTGTTATGTGTTACGGCTCTAAAAGGCTCTACTTCGGCAATTTGAACAGCCTGAACAAAACGTTCTGCAAAATCTTGTGGATTTGTAATATGTTTTTCGGTTAAATCTTCGATTGGACACGAAACTTCGGCACGAACAAGGCAATTAGGGACATAATTAGATAAAATACTCATAATTACCTTGATATTTTCATCATCAGAAAACAGATCAGCATTTTGAAATTCGTCTTTTAAAGTCGTTGCAAATTGCTCTAAACAAGAGTTGATGAAATTTGCTCCCATGCTGTCTTTTGTTTCAAAAGTTGCATGAAGCTGAAAGTAGTTTTCGAGTAAACTTCTTTTGTCTTTTAGTTTAATATCTAAAATTCCGCCGCCACGCTGTTGCATGTTTTTGGTAATATTTTGCGTGTCTGAGAAAAATTTCGGTTTGATCTGATCAAAGAAAGATTGTAGTTTTTCTGCGTCTCCGTTAAACGTAAAATGAACCTGACCAATTTTTTCGGTATTGATAACTGTCGCTTTAAAACCCCCGCGAGTTGCCCAATATTTTGCAGATTTTGAGGCTGCGGCAACTACTGAACTTTCTTCAATTGCCATTGGAATGGTTTTGTATTTTCCGTTAATTAAAAAATTTGGAGCAACACCAAGTGGAATATAAAAGTTTGTGATGGTATTTTCTATGAATTCATCATGTAGTTGTTGAAGCTTTTCGTCTGAATTCCAGTAATTTCTTATTATATTAAGTGCTTCATCAGGTGTAGAAAAGTATTCATTTGCGATCCAGTTTATTTTTTCTTTTTTCGATAACTTCGAAAATCCAGCAACAGCATTGTTCATTTTCAGTATTTTAAATAATAATGTTGCGACAAAGATACCAATTTAAGAGTTTTGTTTGAAATCTATTTAATTTTGAAAAGTACGCAATCGTTATTTTTTTTAACATTTAACACTTAAAATGTGTATTATGTTTATTTTTTTCACTAAAATTGGGCTCTTTTTATATTTAAATTAATTCTAATGAATACAAGTAAAATTACTGTTATACTTTTGTTATTAGTTGCTACTGTTTTTGGTCAGCAAAAAATTACTGTTGAAAGTATCTATGGCGGGGCATTTCGTGCAAAAGGAATGGATGAATTGCAATCTTTGAAAAATACAGACCAATATACTGTATTGAATGTTGATAACGCCAGTAGAAGTATGCAAATTGATTTATACGATTTTGCAACTTTAAAAAAAGTATCAAACTTAATTGATACAAAAAATCACAAGGAATTAGCAGATGGAATTGACAGCTATACTTTTGATGCCTCAGAAAAAAAGATTTTGATTGCTTGTAATTCAAACCAAATTTTCCGTCACTCATTTACGGCAGATTATTTTTTATATGATATTGCTTCTAAATCATTAACGAAGCTTTTTGATTTTCAGGTTCAGGAACCAACTTTTTCTCCTGACGGAACTAAAATCGCTTATGCTAAAGAAAACAATCTTTATGTGTATGATGTAGCTTCAAAAAAATCGACTGCAGTTACTACAGATGGAAAGAAAAATGCTGTGATCAACGGTATTACGGATTGGGTTTATGAAGAAGAATTTGCTTTTGTTCGTGCATTTGACTGGAGTAAAGACAGTAAAAAACTAGCTTATATTCGTTTTGACGAAAGTGCTGTTCCTGAGTTTTCAATGTCAATCTTCAAAACAGATTTATATCCAACAATTGAAACATTTAAATATCCTAAAGCCGGAGAAAAAAATTCTCTGGTTTCATTACATATATATGATGCTGCTGCAAATGCAACTAAAAAAGTTGATTTAGGAAATTATAACGATTTTTATATCGCAAGAATGCAATGGACAAACGATAACAATACGCTATCTGCTCAGGTTTTAAACCGTCACCAGGATAATCTTGATTTATTATTTATAGACGGAACTACTGCTGCTGCAAAAGTGGTTTTGAATGAAAAAGACAAAGCGTATGTTGATGTTACAGACAACTTAACTTTTTTAAAAGACAACAGTTTTATCTGGACTAGCGAAAAAGATGGTTTTAATCATATTTACGTTTACGATAAAACAGGAAAACTTAAAAATCAGGTTACAAAAGGAAACTGGGAAGTTGTTTCTTACTACGGTTTCGACGAAAAAACAAAAACTATTTTCTATCAGTCTACAGAGAATGGTTCTATCAACAGAGATATTTACAAAATTGGTTTAGACGGAAAAAATAAATTACGTTTAACTTCAAAAGTTGGAACAAGTACTGCAACTTTCAGTCCGAATTTCCAATATTTCATTACAACTTTTTCAAGCAATTTAGTGCCAACCACTTATACGCTGAATGAGGCTAAAACCGGAAAAGAAATTCAGGTAATTGAAGATAATAAAGCACTTGCTGCTAAATTGAAAGATTATAATTTGCCTGCAAAAGAATTCTTTGTTTTAAAAACGGCTAAAGGAAATGAATTGAATGCATGGATTTTGAAACCAAAAGATTTTGATCCTTCAAAAAAATATCCTGTTTTTATGTACCAATATTCTGGTCCGGGATCTCAGCAAGTAAATAACGATTGGAACAACAGTGACGATTACTGGTTTCTTTCGCTTACACAACAAGGTTATATCGTAGCTTGTGTTGATGGTAGAGGAACTGGTTACAAAGGCGCAGATTTCAAGAAAGTAACTCAAAAAGAATTAGGAAAATACGAAGTAGAAGATCAAATTGATGCTGCAAAAGTAATTGGAGCTTATCCTTATGTTGATGCTTCAAGAATTGGAATCTTCGGATGGAGTTATGGTGGTTTTATGGCTTCAAACTGTATTTTTCAAGGAAACGATGTTTTCAAAATGGCAATTGCGGTTGCTCCGGTAACAAACTGGCGTTTTTATGACAGTGTTTATACAGAGAGATATATGCAGACTCCACAGGAAAATGCTAGTGGATATGACCAAAATTCTCCAATAAACCACGTTGATAAATTAAAAGGTAAATTTTTATTGATTCACGGTTCTGGTGATGATAACGTTCATGTGCAAAATTCTATGCAAATGATGGAAGCGTTAATTCAGGCTAATAAACAATTTGATTCTCAAATATATCCAGATAAAAACCACGGTATTTACGGAGGTAAAACGAGAATTCAGCTTTATAACAAAATGACTAATTTTATTAAAGAAAATTTATAGTATAACTTTATCAACCTTAAAAAATAGTGAATAA
It contains:
- a CDS encoding GYDIA family GHMP kinase; this encodes MKTTFYSNGKLLISGEYLVLDGADAFALPTKFGQDLVVENGLNKQIEWKSFDFDNHIWFEDNISFTEIINNADSKTETVKTTLVNILHEAYLLNPDFITNAEGYKISTHLTFPKNWGLGTSSTLLNNIAQWTKINAFTLLKNSFGGSGYDIACAQNDTPIIYQIENNVVKTVAFNPDFTKNIYFVYLNKKQSSKAAINAYYNNRNEHLAENIAKNNKLTEAIINAKTVKEFALAVEKHEIHLSNILETRTIKEIAFRDFNGVIKSLGAWGGDFVMVISKENPKDYFVSKGYETILTYDEMIL
- a CDS encoding hydroxymethylglutaryl-CoA reductase, degradative, which translates into the protein MNNAVAGFSKLSKKEKINWIANEYFSTPDEALNIIRNYWNSDEKLQQLHDEFIENTITNFYIPLGVAPNFLINGKYKTIPMAIEESSVVAAASKSAKYWATRGGFKATVINTEKIGQVHFTFNGDAEKLQSFFDQIKPKFFSDTQNITKNMQQRGGGILDIKLKDKRSLLENYFQLHATFETKDSMGANFINSCLEQFATTLKDEFQNADLFSDDENIKVIMSILSNYVPNCLVRAEVSCPIEDLTEKHITNPQDFAERFVQAVQIAEVEPFRAVTHNKGIMNGVDAVILATGNDFRAVEAGVHAYASRNGQYASLSHAKIENGIFTFWLEIPLALGTVGGLTSLHPLVKLCLEMLEKPAAEELMQIVAVAGLAQNFAALRSLTTTGIQEGHMKMHLNNIINQFEANEEERHLIKAHFKKNTVSHSAVVEFIENLRK
- a CDS encoding S9 family peptidase, yielding MNTSKITVILLLLVATVFGQQKITVESIYGGAFRAKGMDELQSLKNTDQYTVLNVDNASRSMQIDLYDFATLKKVSNLIDTKNHKELADGIDSYTFDASEKKILIACNSNQIFRHSFTADYFLYDIASKSLTKLFDFQVQEPTFSPDGTKIAYAKENNLYVYDVASKKSTAVTTDGKKNAVINGITDWVYEEEFAFVRAFDWSKDSKKLAYIRFDESAVPEFSMSIFKTDLYPTIETFKYPKAGEKNSLVSLHIYDAAANATKKVDLGNYNDFYIARMQWTNDNNTLSAQVLNRHQDNLDLLFIDGTTAAAKVVLNEKDKAYVDVTDNLTFLKDNSFIWTSEKDGFNHIYVYDKTGKLKNQVTKGNWEVVSYYGFDEKTKTIFYQSTENGSINRDIYKIGLDGKNKLRLTSKVGTSTATFSPNFQYFITTFSSNLVPTTYTLNEAKTGKEIQVIEDNKALAAKLKDYNLPAKEFFVLKTAKGNELNAWILKPKDFDPSKKYPVFMYQYSGPGSQQVNNDWNNSDDYWFLSLTQQGYIVACVDGRGTGYKGADFKKVTQKELGKYEVEDQIDAAKVIGAYPYVDASRIGIFGWSYGGFMASNCIFQGNDVFKMAIAVAPVTNWRFYDSVYTERYMQTPQENASGYDQNSPINHVDKLKGKFLLIHGSGDDNVHVQNSMQMMEALIQANKQFDSQIYPDKNHGIYGGKTRIQLYNKMTNFIKENL